A window from Vibrio cortegadensis encodes these proteins:
- a CDS encoding peptidase M15 has translation MKSPTSVKKLEDLGRVQLSKNYFMRDFLYSEISQIESIPNIPDHPGVAIKAGTHLCSQLLEPIERVFGRVSIRSGYRSPLVNAKGAENGNQYNCASNDRNYGKHIWDYRDKDGCLGATACIVVNSFIPYYERTNHWQALAWWIHDNIPEYSEMYFFPKLAAFNLTWSERPKKVIKSHITGSRGVLTKPTMANFKGGHADEYTKLLEELALTTK, from the coding sequence ATGAAATCACCAACGTCAGTCAAAAAGCTAGAAGATCTGGGGCGGGTTCAACTTTCAAAAAACTACTTTATGCGAGACTTTTTATATTCTGAAATTTCTCAGATAGAGAGCATCCCAAACATACCCGACCATCCAGGTGTTGCAATTAAAGCAGGAACGCACTTATGTTCTCAATTACTTGAGCCTATTGAAAGAGTATTTGGGCGTGTTTCGATACGCTCTGGTTATCGCTCCCCTTTAGTTAATGCTAAGGGGGCGGAAAATGGCAACCAATACAATTGTGCCAGTAATGATAGGAACTATGGAAAGCATATCTGGGATTACCGGGATAAAGATGGTTGTTTAGGGGCTACCGCTTGTATCGTAGTGAACTCGTTTATCCCATACTACGAACGGACCAACCACTGGCAAGCATTAGCTTGGTGGATTCATGACAATATACCAGAATACTCAGAAATGTATTTCTTTCCTAAGTTAGCTGCCTTCAATCTAACTTGGAGTGAAAGGCCAAAGAAAGTAATAAAAAGTCACATTACAGGGTCTCGGGGAGTTCTTACTAAACCGACAATGGCAAACTTCAAAGGCGGTCACGCTGATGAGTACACCAAACTCCTAGAAGAGCTGGCTTTGACAACAAAATGA